A DNA window from Plasmodium brasilianum strain Bolivian I chromosome 12, whole genome shotgun sequence contains the following coding sequences:
- a CDS encoding tetratricopeptide repeat protein, whose translation MHRLRNIRKLSKQIFILIRRNFTGNKNIYYNGPKDTYINSGFELKNEDTEKFIGLIKESLKLKLLTCSYCSEDIAKHYLELAILEHKNLLLNDSENHYLKSYEIYKKIHGELSIMCANIQTYLGVVYKDLGNLEKSERFLLQSLANKKLIVQDKNYLIIDTLNNLGSLYQYKKEYTTSVEYFEESIRILISSSVELNKYEQMALCYYNLSFSYIGLNDINSAITCLIRSYSYAENVFGPDHTLTVRIKKLQERLKNEIASLK comes from the coding sequence atgcatagACTAAGAAATATTAGGAAACTTTctaaacaaatatttattttaatacgTCGTAATTTTACtggaaataaaaacatatattataatggACCGAAAGATACGTATATAAATTCTGGTTTTGAGTTAAAAAATGAGGACACAGAAAAATTTATTGGTTTAATTAAAGAaagtttaaaattaaaactccTGACTTGTTCATATTGTTCAGAAGATATAGCTAAACATTATTTAGAGCTAGCCATATTAGAGcacaaaaatttattattgaatGATTCAGaaaatcattatttaaaaagttatgaaatatataaaaaaatacatggaGAGCTCAGTATTATGTGTGCCAATATTCAGACCTATTTAGGGGTTGTATATAAAGATTTAggtaatttagaaaaatcaGAAAGGTTTTTACTACAATCTTTAGCTAATAAAAAACTAATTGTTCaggataaaaattatttaattattgatACTCTTAACAATCTTGGTTCTTTGTATCAAtacaaaaaggaatataCTACATCAGTAGAATATTTTGAGGAGTCCATAAGAATATTAATATCTTCGTCCGTTGAGCTAAATAAGTATGAACAAATGGCTTTGTGTTATTATAACCTATCTTTTTCATACATAGgtttaaatgatataaacTCAGCAATAACGTGCCTTATCAGATCATATTCATATGCTGAAAATGTTTTCGGTCCTGATCATACCTTAACAgttagaataaaaaaattacaagaacgtttaaaaaatgaaatcgCTTCTCTGAAATGA
- a CDS encoding sporozoite protein essential for cell traversal: MKLAISFLFLLTFLKFSLSFESSDPLSKENKITVNKYIKKDKDDEHSKIQILEDIEKITEDFSNDINTTKVIVKNLFLDIEASFEDVSDDIAKSVSKYSYSVEEKLNKIEGLVREFIERYNTKNLILRCMHNSNNNGSNNNNDNNNDNKGIMFNSSESKEKVEKEKIKKVFNLILSKLKKLIHLSTMINYHTLLKFGNSDVKKETLEAVKNDDNISDELKKELIKYEGKENQDIKATELINFISPLYDNFTNKLNMLINELPTDLNQILK, from the exons atgaaacttgcaatttcctttttattccttttaacatttttgaaGTTTTCCTTATCATTTGAATCAA gtGATCCTTTgtcaaaagaaaataaaattactgtaaataaatatattaaaaaagataaggaTGATGAACATTCGAAAATTCAG atcTTGGaagatattgaaaaaattacgGAAGATTTCAGTAATGATATAAACACTACCAAagttattgtaaaaaatttatttctcGACATAGAGGCATCATTCGAAGATGTATCCGATGATATTGCAAAAAG tGTGTCAAAATACAGCTATTCTGTGGAAGAAAAATTGAACAAAATAGAAGGACTTGTGAGGGAGTTTATCGAaa GatataacacaaaaaatCTTATTTTACGTTGTATGCATAACAGCAATAATAatggtagtaataataataatgacaataataacg ACAACAAAGGCATCATGTTCAATTCTTCAGAATCAAAAGAGAAAGtcgaaaaagagaaaattaaaaaggtattcaatttaattttaagtaaattaaaaaagttgaTTCATTTGAGTACTATGATTAACTATCATacacttttaaaatttggaAACTCCGacgtaaaaaaagaaacattaGAGGCtgtaaaaaatgatgataacATATCGGATGAACTAAAAAAGGAGCTCATAAAATATGAAGGTAAGGAAAATCAAGATATAAAAGCAACTGAAttgattaattttatatcccctctttatgataattttacaaataagCTAAACATGTTAATTAATGAACTACCCACGGACTTAAATCAAATATTGAAGTAA
- a CDS encoding casein kinase II beta chain, whose amino-acid sequence MEFMSYNESSNEIVQDENQEEGMNVSDESLCGKGAEHWEDVKYEIADDVFDGDANDYSNDYCNYGGGDNNVQRSDPILEEAEEEEEEEEEEEEEEEEEEEEEEEEEEEEDDDEEDDDDDDDDDDDDDDYDDDEYDEDDFNEATVSWIEWFCQLKQNIFLIEVDEDFIRDEFNLIGLQNKVPHFKKLLKIILDEDDDDDDDDDEEDDYDEDDDEINRGSEEIYKNKDIYEQNAACLYGLIHSRFILTSKGLALMREKYKSGIYGTCPSIYCDNAKLLPTAISEVPKFLSPLLYCPRCCETYYPHKNSLINQLDGSYFGTSFASFFALSFNIQSDKKKIYYTPQICGFTINRDIRETLYMDMNKDNSESSEEYS is encoded by the exons atggagTTTATGTCATATAATGAAAGCTCAAACGAAATAGTACAAGATGAAAATCAAGAAGAAGGAATGAACGTATCTGATGAAAGTCTCTGTGGTAAGGGAGCAGAACATTGGGAGGatgtaaaatatgaaatcGCTGATGATGTTTTTGATGGTGATGCTAATGATTATAGTAATGATTATTGTAATTATGGTGGTGGTGATAATAATGTTCAGAGGAGTGATCCTATTTTAGAGGAGGcggaagaagaagaggaagaagaggaagaggaggaagaggaggaagaggaggaagaagaggaagaggaggaagaagaagaagaagaagatgatGATGAGGAAGATGACGATGATGACGACGATGATGATGACGATGATGATGAttatgatgatgatgaataTGATGAAGACGATTTTAACGAAGCCAcg GTTTCTTGGATTGAGTGGTTTTGCCagttaaaacaaaatatttttttaattgaagTAGATGAGGATTTTATAAGGGAcgaatttaatttaattgggttacaaaataaagtacctcattttaaaaagttattgaaaataattcTGGACgaagatgatgatgatgacgATGATGACGATGAAGAAGATGATTATGATGAAGATGATGATGAAATAAATAGAGGATCAGAAgagatttataaaaataaagacatatatgaacaaaatgcTGCTTGTTTATATGGACTGATACATAgtcgttttattttaacttcAAAAGGTTTAGCATTGATgagagaaaaatataaatcagGAATATATGGTACATGTCCAAGTATATATTGTGATAATGCAAAATTATTACCAACTGCAATTTCAGAAGTACCGAAATTTCTAAGTCCACTTTTATACTGTCCTAGATGTTGTGAAACATATTATCCTcataaaaattcattaattAACCAATTAGATGGTTCCTATTTTGGTACCAgttttgcttcattttttgCGCTGTCCTTTAACATTCAatcagataaaaaaaaaatctactACACTCCTCAGATATGTGGTTTTACTATAAACAGAGATATAAGAGAAACATTATATATGGACATGAACAAAGATAATAGCGAATCGTCAGAGGAATACTcttag
- a CDS encoding myosin A encodes MTVTNEEVKTAGKIVRRVSNIEAFDKTGTVFKGYQVWTDISPTIEENPNIMFVKCVVQQGSKKEKLTVVQIDPPGSGTPYEIDSMHAWNCNSQVDPMSFGDIGLLNHTNIPCVLDFLKHRYFKNQIYTTAVPLIVAINPYKDLGNTSNEWIRKYRDTTDYTRLPPHVFSCAREALANLHGVNKSQTIIVSGESGAGKTEATKQIMRYFASSKSGNMDLRIQTAMMAANPVLEAFGNAKTIRNNNSSRFGRFMQLIISHEGGIRNGSVVAFLLEKSRIITQDDNERSYHIFYQFLKGADSRMKSKFSLKDVKSYTLLNPNSTEVNGVDDVKDFQEVLESLRNMELTDDQIDVIFSIVAGILTMGNVRLVEKAEAGLTDAAAILDEDMAVFTKACELMFLDAELVKREILIKVTVAGGNKIEGRWNKKDADVLKWSLCKAMYEKLFLWIIKNLNTRIEPEGGFKVFMGMLDIFGFEVFKNNSLEQLFINITNEMLQKNFVDIVFERESKLYIDEGISTDELKYTSNKPVIDLLCERGKSILSYLEDQCLAPGGSDEKFVSVCVANLKNNEKFTLAKVASNKNFIIQHTIGPIQYCADNFLLKNKDLLRGELVEVIQGSNNEIVQKLFEGQVIEKGKMAKGSLIGSQFLNQLTSLMTLINSTEPHFVRCIKPNENKKPLEWCEPKILIQLHALSILEALVLRQLGYSYRRTFEEFLYQYKFVDISAAENSSFDVKAKCAKILEISGLSTNMLKIGKTMVFLKQEGAKMLAKIQREKLVEWENCVNVIEAAILKHKYREKVNENIPSLQRVQAHIRKRLVV; translated from the exons ATGACTGTTACGAATGAGGAGGTAAAAACGGCAGGTAAAATTGTTAGAAGGGTGTCAAATATTGAGGCTTTTGATAAAACTGGAACTGTTTTTAAG GGATATCAAGTATGGACCGACATATCTCCAACAATAGAGGAGAACCCCAACATTATGTTTGTCAAATGTGTTGTACAACAGGGAtctaaaaaagaaaaattgacTGTTGTTCAAATTGATCCCCCTGGATCAGGAACT CCATACGAAATTGATTCCATGCATGCTTGGAACTGTAACTCACAAGTAGATCCTATGTCGTTCGGTGATATTGGTTTACTGAATCACACAAATATTCCTTGTGTacttgattttttaaaacacagatatttcaaaaatcaaatatataCCACGGCTGTTCCTCTTATTGTTGCAATAAATCCATACAAAGATTTAGGAAATACATCTAATGAATGGATTCGTAAGTATCGTGATACTACTGATTATACTAGATTACCACCACATGTATTTTCTTGTGCTAGAGAAGCTCTTGCAAATCTTCATGGTGTGAACAAGAGTCAGACAATTATTGTTTCTGGTGAATCCGGTGCAGGTAAAACAGAAGCAACGAAACAAATTATGAGATATTTTGCCTCATCAAAAAGTGGTAATATGGATTTACGTATACAAACAGCAATGATGGCAGCAAACCCAGTTCTTGAAGCTTTTGGTAATGCAAAAACgataagaaataataactCGTCACGTTTCGGTCGTTTTATGCAATTGATTATATCTCATGAAGGAGGTATTAGAAACGGTTCAGTAGTTGCATTTTTGTTAGAAAAATCACGAATTATAACTCAAGATGATAATGAAAGGTCTTACCATATCTTTTATCAGTTTTTGAAGGGTGCTGATAGTAGAATGAAATCTAAATTTAGCTTAAAAGATGTTAAAAGTTATACTTTATTGAATCCAAATTCAACAGAAGTAAATGGTGTAGATGATGTAAAAGATTTCCAAGAAGTGTTAGAATCATTGAGGAACATGGAATTAACAGATGATCAGATAGatgtaatattttcaatagtGGCTGGTATTTTAACAATGGGAAATGTTAGATTAGTAGAAAAAGCAGAAGCTGGATTGACTGATGCTGCAGCTATTCTTGATGAGGATATGGCAGTATTTACTAAAGCATGTGAATTAATGTTTTTAGATGCTGAATTAGTAAAGagagaaatattaattaaagttACTGTTGCTGGtggaaataaaattgaaggtagatggaataaaaaagatgCAGATGTGTTGAAATGGTCTTTATGCAAAGCAatgtatgaaaaattatttctatggattatcaaaaatttaaatacaaGAATTGAACCTGAAGGTGGGTTCAAAGTATTTATGGGTATGTTAGACATATTCGGTTTTGAggtctttaaaaataattcattggaacaattatttattaatataacaaatgaaATGCTTCAGAAAAATTTTGTTGATATTGTTTTTGAAAGAGAATCTAAACTGTATATAGACGAAGGAATATCAACGGATgagttaaaatatacaagtaATAAACCAGTAATTGATTTACTATGTGAAAGAGGGAAATCTATTCTATCTTATTTAGAGGATCAGTGTCTAGCACCTGGAGGATCAGACGAGAAATTTGTAAGTGTATGTGTTGcaaatttaaagaataatgaaaaatttaccCTAGCTAAAGTTGCATCTAacaaaaatttcataatacAGCATACAATAGGACCCATACAATATTGTGCGGATAactttttacttaaaaataaagactTACTAAGAGGAGAATTAGTAGAAGTAATTCAAGGatctaataatgaaatagtacaaaaattatttgaaggCCAAGTTATAGAAAAGGGTAAAATGGCTAAAGGATCATTAATAGGTTCTCAATTCTTAAATCAATTAACATCATTAATGACATTAATTAATAGTACTGAACCACATTTTGTTCGTTGTATTAAACcaaatgaaaataagaaacCTTTGGAATGGTGTGAACCCAAAATTTTGATTCAACTTCATGCTTTATCTATTTTAGAAGCTTTAGTATTACGTCAATTAGGATATTCATATAGAAGAACGTTTGAAGAATTTTTGTATCAATACAAATTTGTTGATATATCTGCTGCTGAAAATTCTTCTTTTGATGTTAAGGCAAAATGTGCAAAAATATTAGAGATATCAGGGCTTTCAACCAATATGCttaaaataggaaaaaccatggtatttttaaaacaagaAGGAGCAAAAATGTTGGCCAAAATTCAAAGAGAAAAACTTGTGGAATGGGAAAATTGCGTAAATGTGATTGAAGCAGCAATTCTTAAACATAAGTATAGAGAGAAGGTTAATGAGAACATACCTTCTCTCCAACGAGTTCAAGCTCATATAAGAAAGAGATTAGTTGTATGA
- a CDS encoding hypothetical protein (conserved Plasmodium protein): MKFLGPFHRRLTSQINSCGHIPNEFLVKLYLYNVSMINIDVYYNLISSLNSSSEKCNDNTHILNNPYFKDGNLVLYKYIQILNKQNEKKKLVKLLKLLILLYSRNLREYNDKNNYFYNSSVDVHNFVLQKFFHFQSNAYLTKKENKKNEKGVSIINKYSLYTDFFLYSLDFYLYHLSNNYNILNIEQLNVLANIYANINISTVCSSPPYLECNEKYYGINNSLSLSKGIEGNGNHRNVNDIKFAYETFEHTSLKISGGTEHNNKLLTFENNVNNKICLLYIYISKCLIDQIYAHIMNKRYKYEKKVSLKTLISNNVNTCENILKRLLKKSTYEQFKEYTILKKKYDYKLLSLNVLKNYFNSIKYLNIINIKKYFYILSYLYFSTFLFTRSIYYSSLFFYLLQKYNLQYTYIFNILLIKFNLFFLNYKIMNDYNGQIIFDSISKYIDTLLIFQIKQNERGNRKNSALTSSNNDEERKKCMANFPSSHDFYINIYKKEYSKNEIIHKILYNEVYDCHKVYMPFLTYFEHSLFNLFKYLYYKIPWFERNKNKTEMNTNSVEKTSHKFKCFINKKYNNKYYLTMSENFLSNIILLSIYVQNCLPLLFSVMQKAEMLSTKRTRSTKINISAKRWARKNEDINLYKRISLIPVDRENSNPVKRRKNRSIFTQLFYARYVCNNFIYKKYINEKENNIVNPFVILLFTIYNIFREKIVNMHNVYEDINICNKYKKKNIEESKMYYNIKRNKNNKIQTSLTHYYISSNLKKINDTNLYNEKNILTFYCDIHFNNNIIEVDGPKHFLMYYDYYVQNFSENYFTNFILKNKYIFDNNYLFPFFFNNISALKLKGNQNNKYYLYNDKSIKKNFFLYIYGYFIKHINYSEWDITSYKYLYDVLFKKKSELHVNSYIN, translated from the coding sequence ATGAAGTTTCTTGGACCATTCCACAGGAGATTGACATCACAAATCAACAGCTGTGGACATATACCGAACGAATTTTTGGTTAAGCTGTACTTATACAACGTTTCGATGATAAATATTGATGTGTACTATAATTTGATAAGCTCACTTAATAGTAGTAGCGAAAAATGTAATGACAACACACATATTTTGAACAATCCATATTTTAAGGATGGTAATttagttttatataaatatattcaaattttaaacaaacagaatgaaaaaaagaaattagtaaaattattaaaattattgatattattatattcaagAAATTTAAGGGAATACAATGataagaataattatttttataattcatctgtagatgttcataattttgtgttgcaaaaattttttcatttccaaTCGAATGcttatttaacaaaaaaagagaataaaaaaaatgaaaaaggagtaagcataataaacaaatacaGTTTGTACACGgatttctttttatactcattggatttttatttgtatcaCTTGTCCAACAATTATAATATCCTTAATATAGAGCAATTAAATGTTCTTGCCAACATATATGCTAACATAAACATATCAACCGTTTGTAGTAGTCCACCTTATTTAGAAtgcaatgaaaaatattacggAATAAATAATTCCCTATCTCTGTCTAAAGGAATAGAAGGAAATGGAAACCATCGTAATGTTAACGACATTAAGTTTGCTTATGAAACCTTCGAACACACTAGTTTAAAGATCAGTGGTGGAACGGAACATAACAACAAGTTACTCACTTTTGAAAATAAcgtaaacaataaaatatgcttactatacatatatatatctaaatgCTTAATTGATcaaatatatgcacacataatgaataaaaggtataagtatgaaaaaaaggtaaGTCTCAAAACATTGATCTCAAATAATGTCAACACTTGTGAGAACATATTAAAACGtctgttaaaaaaaagtacatacgAACAATTCAAGGaatatactattttaaaaaaaaagtatgacTATAAATTGTTAagtttaaatgttttaaaaaattattttaatagtattaaatacttaaatattataaatataaaaaaatatttttatatcttgtcttatttatatttcagtACCTTTTTATTTACCAGATCCATTTACTATtcatctctttttttctatttgttacaaaaatataatttacaatatacttatatttttaatatactatTAATAAAGTTTAACTTGTTCTTCTtgaattacaaaataatgaatgaCTATAATGGTCAGATAATTTTTGACTCCATTAGCAAATATATTGATACGCTTTTAATCtttcaaataaaacaaaatgaaaggGGAAATAGGAAAAACTCAGCCCTAACCTCGAGCAATAATGAtgaagagagaaaaaaatgtatggcTAACTTTCCATCCTCTCAcgatttttatattaatatttacaaaaaggagtattcaaaaaatgaaattatacacaaaattttatataacgAAGTTTATGACTGCCATAAAGTGTACATGCCCTTTTTGACATATTTTGAACATAgcctttttaatttattcaaatacttatattacaaaattccTTGGTTtgaaagaaacaaaaataagaCAGAAATGAACACAAATAGTGTAGAAAAAACTTCACAcaaatttaaatgttttattaacaaaaaatataataacaaatattacCTGACCATGtcagaaaattttttatcgaATATTATACTCTTATCCATTTATGTTCAGAATTGTTTGCCATTACTGTTTTCCGTCATGCAGAAGGCTGAAATGTTGTCTACAAAAAGAACAAGAAGTacgaaaataaatataagtgCAAAAAGATGGGCAAGAAAAAACGaagatattaatttatacaaGCGGATTAGTTTAATACCAGTTGATAGGGAAAACAGCAATCCTGtaaaaaggaggaaaaatAGAAGTATATTTACCCAGTTATTTTATGCCCGATATGTGtgcaataattttatatacaaaaaatacataaatgaaaaggaaaataatatagtaaacccttttgtaattttactatttactatatataatatatttagagaaaaaattgtaaatatgcACAATGTTTATGAAGATATCAATATTtgcaataaatataaaaaaaaaaatatagaagaatcaaaaatgtattataacataaaaagaaataaaaataacaaaattcaAACGAGTCTTACACATTATTACATAAgtagtaatttaaaaaaaataaatgatactaatttatacaatgaaaaaaatattttaactttttattgtGACATACATTTTAACAACAATATAATTGAAGTGGATGGAccaaaacattttttaatgtactaTGATTATTATGTACAAAACTTTtcagaaaattattttaccaattttattcttaaaaataaatatatatttgataacAATTACCTTTTCcccttcttttttaataacataaGTGCTTTAAAATTGAAGGGCAAtcagaataataaatattatttatataatgacaaaagcataaaaaaaaacttttttttgtacatatatggctatttcataaaacatataaattatagtGAATGGGATATCACAAGTTACAAGTATTTGTATGATGTgctgtttaaaaaaaagagtgaGTTGCATGTTAATTCGTATATCAACTAG
- a CDS encoding phosphoenolpyruvate carboxykinase: MAAIAQKSSSDYDLGEKMEDIKKIVIEEVRRNLVYNKPVGPIMSSKDILTLSQEQESKFNEEVHELGIHVNSIHHNSTPAFLYEMALKYESNSFITSTGALCCISGEKTGRSPSDKRIVKENSSENDIWWGKVNIPIKEKSYEINKGRAIDYLNLQPNLYVIDAYAGWDENCRIKVRVITSRAYHALYMLNMLIPPKEIEEIQNFVPDFIIYNAGDFPSNRLTDGMSSKTSVIINFGAMNMVILGTQYAGEMKKGILTLFMYKMPKEGKLPLHSSCNVGKNNDVTLFFGLSGTGKTTLSADANRYLIGDDEHVWTDDGIFNIEGGCYAKCKGLSKRQEPEIYKAIKFGAILENVVMDPITREVDYNNCTITENTRCAYPLSYIENAKIPAYIHNHPKNIILLTCDAFGIIPPLSKLDMYQMMYHFVSGYTSKMAGTEDDILKPTATFSSCYAAPFLALHPMVYAKMLAEKYQKHKANVWLLNTGWIFGSYGSENGVRIPLKYTRMLVDYIHGNKLNDIQYKKTPIFNFNIPEHLEGIPDEVLDPLIGWKNKDDYLKSLKNLANEFINNFKLYEDRAGSDILSGGPVL; this comes from the coding sequence ATGGCAGCAATCGCGCAAAAATCATCATCAGATTACGACTTGGGCGAAAAGATGGaagacataaaaaaaatagtaattgAAGAAGTAAGAAGGAATTTAGTGTATAATAAACCAGTAGGACCCATAATGAGCTCAAAGGATATATTAACCTTAAGTCAAGAACAAGAATCGAAATTCAATGAAGAAGTGCACGAATTAGGTATACATGTGAATAGTATACATCATAATTCTACTCCTGcctttttatatgaaatggcattaaaatatgaatcgAATTCATTCATTACAAGCACAGGAGCTTTATGCTGTATATCAGGGGAAAAAACAGGTAGATCTCCATCAGATAAAAGGATAGTTAAAGAGAACAGTTCAGAAAATGATATATGGTGGGGTAAAGTAAATATACCAATTAAGGAAAAAtcttatgaaataaataaaggtaGAGCAAttgattatttaaatttacaacctaatttatatgtaatagaTGCATACGCAGGTTGGGATGAAAACTGTAGAATAAAAGTTCGAGTTATAACATCAAGGGCATATCATGCATtgtatatgttaaatatgcTTATACCACCAAAGGAAATAGaagaaatacaaaattttgttcctgattttattatttataatgcTGGTGACTTTCCGTCCAATAGGTTAACTGATGGTATGTCCAGTAAAACATctgtaattataaattttggcGCAATGAATATGGTAATTTTAGGAACACAGTATGCAGgagaaatgaaaaagggtatcttaacattatttatgtataaaatgcCAAAGGAAGGTAAGTTACCTTTACATTCTTCATGTAAtgtaggaaaaaataatgatgttACGTTATTTTTTGGCTTGTCGGGCACAGGTAAAACCACTTTATCAGCAGATGCAAACAGATATCTTATTGGAGATGATGAACATGTTTGGACGGATGAtggtatttttaatatagaaGGTGGATGTTATGCTAAATGTAAAGGGTTATCAAAAAGACAAGAACCAGAAATATATAAGGCTATAAAATTTGGTGCTATATTAGAAAATGTAGTTATGGATCCCATAACGAGAGAAGTGGATTATAACAACTGTACTATAACAGAAAATACAAGATGTGCTTACCCTCTTTCTTATAtagaaaatgcaaaaattcctgcatatatacataaccatccgaaaaatattattttattaacttgTGATGCATTTGGTATTATACCTCCATTGTCTAAACTGGATATGTACCAAATGATGTATCATTTTGTTAGTGGATATACTAGTAAGATGGCAGGAACTGAagatgatatattaaaaccAACAGCTACCTTTTCTTCTTGTTACGCTGCTCCCTTTTTAGCTCTTCATCCTATGGTTTATGCAAAAATGTTAGCagaaaaatatcaaaagCATAAAGCAAATGTTTGGTTACTAAATACTGGTTGGATTTTTGGTTCTTATGGTTCAGAAAATGGTGTACGCATACCATTAAAATATACTCGTATGCTAGTAGATTATATACATGGTAATAAGTTAAATGATATTCAATACAAAAAAACAccaattttcaattttaatataccTGAACATTTAGAAGGTATACCTGATGAAGTGCTAGATCCACTAATAGgatggaaaaataaagatgatTACTTAAAAAGTCTCAAAAATTTAGCGAATGAAtttattaacaattttaaattGTATGAAGATAGAGCGGGATCGGATATTCTTTCTGGGGGGCCTGTACTTTAA